The Priestia koreensis genomic interval TATCGTGGAATGAAAATTGGTCGCCGCTTATATGAAGCAAGAAAAGATTTAGCAAGACAGCTGAATTTAAAAAGCATCATTATTGGAGGAAGAATTCCAAAGTTCCACAAGCATTCAGAGGAGCTCTCTCCAAGAGAATATGTTGACCAAGTAATGCACCACAACATTTATGATCCAGTTCTGTCTTTTCAATTGATGAATGGATTTACGTTAATGCGGATCAATCCAAACTATTTGCCAGACGACCTAGCTTCGAATAAATATGCAACATTGATGGAATGGAATAACGTTGAATACGTTCCTAAAACGAAGAGACACTTTAAAACGTCTTTTCCGGTGCGAATTTGTGTTGTGCAGTACATGATGAAGCAAATTAGTTCGTTCGAAGAATTTGCTAAACAAGTGGAATACTATACAGATGTCGCTTACGATGCGCGTGCAGACTTTTGTGTATTCCCGGAAATTTTCACAACGCAGCTCATGTCCTTCCTGGATGAAAAAGTCCCAAGTCAGGCTGTCCGAAGAGTGACGGAGTTTACAGAAGAATACATTGAGCTTTTTACTAATTTAGCGATTAAGTACAATGTCAATATTATTGGAGGCTCCCACTTTGTTGAAGAGGATGAAGAAATTTATAACATTGGTTACCTCTTCCGCCGTGACGGAACAATTGAGCAACAGTATAAAATTCATATTACACCGAACGAGCGAAAGTGGTGGGGAATTAGTCCAGGAGATAAAGTAGAAGTATTTGATACGGACTGTGGAAAAATCGCCATTCAAATTTGTTACGATATCGAATTTCCTGAGTTGGCTCGTATTGCAGCTGAAAAAGGAGCCAACATCATCTTTACACCTTTTAATACCGAGGATCGCCAAGGCTACCTTCGCGTTCGTTATTGTGCACAAGCTCGGGCCGTTGAAAACCAAATTTATACGGTAATCGCCGGAACCGTTGGGAATCTCCCTCAGGTAGAAAATATGGACATTCAGTACGCTCAATCAGCCATCTTTGCACCGTCTGATTTTGAGTATGCACGTGATGGAATCGTAGGAGAATGTAATCCAAATATTGAAATGGTTGTCATTGGAGACGTTGATTTAGAAATCCTCCGTCGCCAGCGTCAATCAGGCACCGTCCGCCAGCTGAAAGACAGACGCCACGATGTCTACAACGTTCAGTATAAAAAATAACTCTCTGTTTGTTGAATAAAAAAGAGAAAGAAACCAAAAAAATAGAGGTTTCTTTCTCTTTTATCATAATAACGGCGCTATTTAATGATAATATGTAGAGAAGCGTTTTAAGAGGTTCAGCAAAAATTGGAGTGATAGTAAATGGTTTTTCATGATCAGCATATCTTACCTGCTGTACGTGATATGAAGCAGTTTGAACGATTTTTAAAAAGTCAGTTTGAATATGGTGTTCTTTTAGATAGTCAGTTGGGTCAGCTAAAAGGCATTATGAGAGAAGCAAAAGCGCATGGAAAAAAGCTTATGCTTCACGTAGACCTCATTCAAGGAATTAAACACGATGAGCATGCAGTGGATTACTTGTGTCAGGAATTAAAGCCTGCAGGATTAATTTCAACAAGAAGTTCCGTTATTGTTCGGGCTAAGCAAAAAGGTGTCTATGCCATTCAGCGTGTGTTTCTATTGGATACGACTGCATTAGAAAAAAGCTATTCCCTGTTAAAAAAAGTTCAGCCTGATTATATTGAGCTTTTACCTGGAGTAATTCCTTCCTTTATTGAAGAAGTGGCCAAAGAAACGGGAATTCCTGTTCTAGCAGGAGGATTGATTCGTGCAGAAGAAGAAGTGAAAAGGGCTCTTGCCTCAGGTGCGAGTGCTGTGACAACTTCAAACAAAGAATTGTGGGACGTGACATTCAATTAACTTGTCTTCATAGATGTGAATGGCAAAAAACGGTATAGGTCAAATTCCTTAAAATCGTTTGACACCGCTTTCAATATCTAGTATTCTATGTTCATAAGTTAATACATGTGACGGAGAAACTGGAGATCCACAATATGTTAGCGTATTAGTATTAGCAGTACTATATATGTGAAGAGATATTGTGGATTTTTGTTTTTCTGGTCCAGCATTTTTTATAATCAGCACTGTAACCGTTTACAGATAGGGGGAAATAACATGAGTCCATTTTGGGGAGAAGTCGTAGGAACAATGATTCTAATTATACTAGGTGGAGGGGTTTGTGCAGGTACAGCATTGAAAAAATCCTTCGCTGAAAATTCTGGCTGGATCGTTATTACATTTGGTTGGGGTTTAGGGGTAGCGATGGCCGCTTATGCTGTTGGAGGCATTAGTGGAGCACATTTGAATCCAGCACTAACAATTGGTCTTGCAATTGCTGGAGATTTTGCTTGGGATCAAGTTCCTATGTATATTCTAGGACAGTTTTTAGGGGCATTTTTAGGTGCATGTCTTGTGTATCTTCAATATCTACCTCACTGGAGAGCGACGGAAGATCCAGGAGCTAAGCTAGGCGTGTTCTCTACAGGACCAGCTATTCCAAATCCATTTGCAAACTTATTAAGTGAAATTATTGGTACATTTGTTTTAGTTTTAGGCATCATGGCAATCGGAGCAAATAAATTTACAGAGGGATTAAACCCATTAGTAGTAGGATTTTTAATCGTAAGTATTGGTCTTTCTTTAGGTGGTACAACAGGTTATGCGATCAACCCAGCAAGGGATTTAGGACCACGTATCGCACATGCATTACTACCGATCGCAGGTAAAGGTGGATCCAACTGGGGCTATGCGTTAATCCCAGTCATCGGACCAATCCTGGGCGGAGCATTCGCAGCCGTATTTTATCAAGCCGTATTCAAAGAAAATATGACTACTTATTTCTGGCCAGTTGTTATTATAATGGTAGTAGTTTTAGGGATTGCGTTTGCTCTTACAAAAAGTAAAGAGACAACAAAAGCTCTTGCAAAATAAACCAACTAATAAATAATGATTAATTTCTAAAATTGGGGGAATTAAAATGGAAAAATATATTTTATCACTTGACCAAGGTACAACTAGCTCACGTGCGATTTTATTCAACAAGCAAGGAGAAATTGTGCATACAGCTCAAAAAGAGTTCAAGCAATATTTTCCTAAGTCTGGTTGGGTAGAGCACAATGCGAACGAAATATGGGGTTCTATCTTATCTGTTATTGCATCTTGTTTATCTGAATCAGGTACAACTCCTGAACAAATTGCAGGAATTGGGATTACAAATCAACGTGAAACAACGGTAGTATGGGAAAAAGAAACAGGTCGTCCGGTGCATAACGCAATTGTTTGGCAGTCTCGTCAAACAGCAGGAATTTGCGAGGAATTAAAACAGCAGGGACATGAGAATACTATCCGTGAGAAAACAGGTTTGTTAATTGACGCTTATTTTTCAGGAACAAAAGTAAAATGGATCCTTGACAATGTAGAGGGCGCTAGAGAGAAAGCGGATAACGGTGAGCTATTATTTGGAACAATTGATACATGGCTCATTTGGAAGCTTTCAGGTGGAAAAGCGCACGTAACAGATTACTCGAATGCATCACGTACGTTAATGTTCAACATCTATGATTTAAAATGGGATGATGAGCTATTAGACATTTTAGGTGTTCCAAAATCTATGCTTCCAGAAGTGAAACCGTCTTCAGAAGTATATGGTGAAACAACGGAATATCATTTCTTCGGTCGTAATATTCCAATTGCAGGGGCAGCTGGGGATCAGCAAGCGGCGCTATTTGGTCAGGCTTGTTATGAAGAAGGAATGGCTAAAAATACGTACGGAACAGGGTGCTTCATGCTGATGAATACGGGAGAAAAAGCCGTAAAATCTGAGCATGGCCTCTTAACAACGATTGCGTGGGGCATCGATGGGAAAGTTGAATATGCTTTAGAAGGAAGTATCTTCGTTGCGGGTTCAGCTATTCAATGGCTGCGTGATGGCTTAAGAATGTTCAAAGATGCGAAAGAATCTGAGCGCTATGCAAAGCGTGTTGAGTCAACAGAAGGCGTCTATTTAGTACCTGCCTTTGTTGGACTTGGAACACCTTATTGGGATAGTGACGTGCGCGGTGCGATGTTTGGAATTACACGCGGCACGAAAAAGGAACACTTCGTTCGTGCTACGCTTGAATCTCTTGCGTATCAAACAAAAGATGTATTAGCCGCAATGGAAGCGGACTCAGGTATTAGTTTAAAAACACTGCGTGTTGATGGTGGCGCGGTTAAGAATAACTTCCTCGTTCAGTTCCAAAGCGATTTATTAAACGTTCCAGTTGAGCGTCCAGTTGTAAACGAAACAACGGCTCTTGGGGCAGCTTATCTTGCTGGTTTAGCTGTAGGCTACTGGAAAGATAAAGAAGAAATCGCTAAGCAATGGAACATGGAAAAATCATTTGAGCCAGACATGGAAGAAGAAAAACGCGAAGAGCTATATAGCGGATGGAAAAAAGCCGTGCAAGCGACAATGGCATTTAAATAAGAACGGGTAAAAAACCTTTGCAAGTAGAAATGAATATGGTAAGATAAAAACAAGTTAATAACTGGTTGGAGAACAGGGAGAGACCATGAGTCCTTATCGCATTTATTGCATAGGGGACTTGTGGTCTCTTTTTATTTCGAAAGGAGAAGGATAAAAATGGAATTTTCAAGTCGTAAACGAGTTAACATATTAGATCAATTAGCAGGAGAACAGCTTGACGTGTTAGTTATTGGAGGAGGAATCACTGGATCAGGAATTGCTCTTGATGCAACGACACGAGGACTAAAAGTTGGATTAGTGGAAATGCAAGACTTTGCAGCTGGAACATCTAGTCGTTCAACTAAACTTGTTCATGGTGGGCTTCGTTATTTAAAACAGTTTGAAGTGAAAATGGTTGCAGAGGTAGGAAAAGAGCGTGCGATTGTATACGAGAACGGTCCACACGTTACCACTCCAGAGTGGATGGTCCTTCCATTTTACGAAGGCGGAACATTCGGTAAATTTTCTACTTCCATTGGGCTAAGAGTATATGACTTTTTAGCTGGGGTAAAACGTAATGAACGCCGTAAAATGTTAAGCGTAGAAGAAACATTAAAACGTGAACCGTTACTAAAATCAAAAGGTTTAAAAGGTGGCGGGTACTACGTTGAGTACAAAACGGATGATGCTCGTTTAACAATTGAGGTTGCAAAGGAAGCAGCAAAACGCGGTGCGCTATTAGCAAACTACGCAAAAGTTGAAGAGTTTATTTATGAAAATGGCAAGGCTGTTGGAGCCGTTGTAGTCGATCAAATTCAGGGCAAAAGCTACAAAGTATACGCGAAGAAAATTGTAAATGCTGCAGGACCATGGGTAGATACACTACGTGAAAAAGATAATTCAAAAAAAGGAAAACAGCTTCAGTTAACAAAAGGTATTCACCTTGTTATTGATCAAAGCCGTTTCCCGTTAAAACAAGCGATTTATTTTGATACACCAGACGGACGCATGGTGTTTGCGATTCCTCGTGATGGCAAAGCTTACGTAGGAACAACGGATACTGTATACAAAGCAGATCAAACTCATCCACAGATGACAGTAGCAGATCGTAAATACGTGATTGATGCTATTAACTTCATCTTCCCGGATGCGAAAATTACAGAAGCAGATGTAGAATCAAGCTGGGCTGGTGTTCGTCCGTTAATTCATGAAGAAGGAAAAGATCCATCTGAAATCTCTCGTAAGGATGAAATTTGGACATCTGATTCAGGACTTATTACAATCGCTGGTGGTAAGTTAACTGGATACCGTAAAATGGCTGAAATCGTTGTCGATTTAGTAGCGAAACGTTTAGGCGAAGAAATCGGCAAAACGTTCCCTGCTGCTCAAACGAAGCATATGAGCATTTCAGGTGGAGATGTTGGAGGCTCTAAAAACTTCCCTTCATTCGTAAATGCGAAAACAAAAGAAGGTATGCAGCTTGGTTTATCACAAAGTGCGGCTGAAAAGCTTGTAAGACGATATGGTTCAAACATTGATACTGTTTTTGGCTATATCCGCACGCAAGGGGAAGAATTGACTCGCAGTCAGTTGCCAATCGAAGTGTTCCTACAAATTTTCTACGGCATGGAAGAAGAAATGGTAACAAAACCAATTGATTTCTTTATCCGTCGTACAGGTGCTGTATACTTTGATATCGATTGGGCGCGCCAATTTAAAGAGCCTGTCGTTCGCTATATGGCTCAACGATTAGGATGGAATGAACAACAAACGGCTTTATACACGAAGGAAGTTGAAAAACACATTCACGATGCGGTCGTTCCACTTGATGAGTCAGCTCAAAAAATTAGCTAATTAACAGGCTCTCGCTCGAAATTTGTCAAAATTTCCATTATGATGATAGAAGGAAACGTAGCTTAAAATGTAGAAGTTAATGAAAACAAGGATGGCAAAGACGAGGAGGAGAACGATGGGCTGGAGAGAGACTTATGCAACGTGGCAAGAAAGTCAGCGCTTAGATGCTGAAATGAGGGGCATTCTAGAAGATCTTAAAGATGATGAGAAACAGTTGGAAGACTGTTTTTATAAAAATTTAGAATTTGGTACAGGCGGCATGCGTGGCGAAATAGGTGTGGGGACAAATCGTATGAATACCTATACGGTTCGTAAAGCATCTGCAGGATTTGCTCAGTACATCAAAGCCAATGGTGAAGAGGCGATGAATCGTGGTGTGGTGATCGCCTATGATTCAAGACATAAGTCACCTGAATTTGCGATGGAAGCAGCAAAAACGCTCGCAACAAACGGGATCAAAACATATGTATTTAGCGAGCTGCGTCCAACGCCTGAGCTATCATTCGCAGTGCGTCACTTGAATGCATTCGGTGGGATTGTGATCACAGCAAGTCACAATCCTCCTGAATACAATGGATATAAAGTTTATGGACCTGATGGAGCACAGCTACCACCTCATGATGCAGATGAGCTTATTCAATACGTATATGAGTTCAAGGATGAACTAGGCATTGAGGTAGAAGATGAATCTTCTTTAAAGCAACGAGGACTCGTTACGATCATTGACCGTGAAGTAGATGAAGCATATCAAGCAGAGCTAAAAACCATTTTGTTGCATCCTGAGCTTGCACAGGAGCTTGGCGATGAGCTGAAAATTGTTTTTACTCCCCTACACGGTACGGCGAATAAACCGGTTACAGAAGCTTTACAAGCGATAGGATATCAGAATGTAACAGTGATTGCAGAGCAAGCTGTTCCAGATCCAAATTTCTCGACTGTAAAATCACCAAATCCTGAAGACCCTGCCGCGTTCCAATATGCGATTGCGGAAGGTAAAAGAACAAATGCAGATATTTTAATTGCAACAGACCCCGATGCAGATCGACTTGGTATTGCAGTGAAAAATGAACAAGACGAGTATGTGTTGTTAACAGGAAACCAAACGGGAGCACTTCTTCTTCATTATCTGTTAAAAGAAAAGAAAGAAAAGCAGCTACTTCCTAGCAACGGCGTCGTATTGAAAACGATTGTAACGTCTGAACTGGGTGGTAAAATTGCTGAATCTTTCGGATTAGAAGTTGTAGATACGTTAACAGGATTTAAGTTCATCGGTGAAAAAATTAAGCAGTACGAGCGAACGGGTGAGTACACGTTCCAATTTGGCTATGAGGAAAGCTACGGCTATTTGATCGGGGATTTCGCTCGTGATAAGGATGCTGTTCAAGCTGTACTCTTAGCAGTAGAGGCGTGTGGATACTACAAAAAACAAGGTCACACCTTGTATGAAGCTCTGCAGCAGATCTTTAAAGAGTATGGTTACTATCAAGAAGGACTAGAATCTTTAACACTAAAAGGGAAAGAAGGAGCAGAGCATATCAATCAACTCCTTACAAGTTTCCGAGCAAACCCTCCACAGCAGATCGCTGGCAAAAAAGTAGTGACGTTAGAGGACTATTCTACAGGTGAGCGCCACCATATTTTAGATGATCTTAACGAGCCGATCACTCTTCCTAAATCAAACGTATTAAAATTTTATTTAGAAGATGGATCTTGGTTCTGCCTCCGCCCGTCTGGTACGGAGCCAAAGGTGAAATTCTATTTTGGGGTGGTTGGTACCACTGAATCAGAGAGTTCAGAAAGCCTACAGCAAATTAAAGCTGATCTAATGAATCGTGTTCATGAATCATTGAACCAGCTTCAAAAAGCATAAAAAAGAGCGGATTTTTTCCGCTCTTTTTTCTTATGCTTACATTTAAACAAACGTTTGATTGAATGTTTATAAACCTTTGTCTATCAAGACGTTGAGGCTTTTTAAATAAACGTTTGTTTAAAAGGTCCTTCTACAACTTTAGTCGTAGAAAAGTTCAATCCAAAATATGACACGAAAACGTTGTACATATTGATATAATGTAAGTACTAAAACATTAACGGCGAGGGATAGACATGACGAATGATGAATTGAAGGTGCATGAGCTTCGAACGTTAAAGGCAATTGCGGAAACGTTGAACTCAGCGAATGATATTCATACGATGCTAAATGATGTATTAAAAGAAATCCTTTCTTTAACACAACTTGAAGCAGGGTGGATTTATTTAATTGATGAAAAAGGAAACTATTCACTAGCAGCAGATTACGAGCTTCCTGAAGCATTATGCATCGAGTCTAAAAAGCCCATGTGTGAAGGCGGATGCTGGTGTTTGGATCGCTACAATGATGGTCGTCTGAAACGAGCTGCAAATATTATCGAGTGCAAACGATTAGAAGATGCGGTGGAGTTTGAGTGGGGCGATACGCGAGATATTACTCATCATGCTACAGTTCCACTTTTGGCAGGAGATGAGCGCTTTGGACTACTAAATGTAGCGTCTCCTCATAAAAACCGCTTTGTAGAAAAAGAACTTGCGTTATTAGAAGGAATTGCTTATCAAATCGGAACAGCCTTAAAGCGTATTGCTTTGACTCAAAAGGAGCAGGAATCAGCTTTGTTGGCAGAGCGAAACCGTCTTGCAAAAGATCTTCACGACTCGGTTAATCAGCTTCTTTTCTCCATTTCGCTAACGGCGCGAGGAACAAAAGAAATGACAGAGGACGTACAGGTAAAAGAAATGTTGGACTATATCCAGGGTCTTTCAAAAGAAGCTCTTAGTGAAATGAGATCACTCATTTGGCAACTTCGACCTCAAGGTCTAGAGGAGGGAGTAGGAACCGCTTTAGCCAACTATGGAAAGGTATTAGGATTAACGGTTCAAGTAGATGTAAAAGGTGTTCTACAGCTTTCGTTCTCTACAGAAGAAGCACTGTGGCGTATTGGACAAGAAGCCTTAAATAATTGCAGCAAGCACTCTGAGACAGAAGAAATAACCATTGTGATTACAGGTAACTCATCTTATGTATCACTCGAAATTCACGACGACGGAAAAGGATTTCAATACAACGAGGATCAGCCAAGATTAACCTTTGGACTAACGAGTATGAAGGAGCGTGCTGAGAGCCTAAATGGAACGTTTCAAGTAACATCAGCTGCAAATCAAGGAACAACAATCTACATACAAATTCCATTGAAGAGGGAGGGAATGTAAATGAGAATTTTAATTGCAGATGATCATCATGTCGTCAGAAGAGGACTCGTCTTTTTTCTCCGTACACAATCTGACATTGAGATTGTTGGAGAAGCGAAAAATGGCTATGAAGCCGTGGAGCTAGCACAGTCCTTAAAGCCAGATCTCGTCCTAATGGACTTAGTTATGCCAGAAATGGATGGGATTGAAGCGACGAAAAAGCTGACACAGGTGATGCCTGATATTAAAATTTTAATCCTTACCAGCTTTTCAGATCAAGACTATGTGATCCCTGCTATTCGTGCAGGGGCATCCGGTTATCAATTGAAAGATGTAGAACCTGATCAGCTTGTAAAAGCAATACGTGCTGTCTATAACGGAGAAAATCAGCTTCATCCAAAAGTGATGAATCATGTGCTTACTCATGTTACAAATCCTCCTGTTTCTGAAACGAACAAATTGTTGGATCTAACGAAAAGGGAAACAGAAGTGTTAACAGAAATTGCAAAAGGAAAAAGCAACAAGGAAATTGCGTCTGATCTCGTCATTACGGAGAAAACGGTAAAAACACACGTTTCCAACATTTTAGCTAAACTGGACGTAGCGGATCGCACACAGGCTGCTTTATATGCTGTAAAGCAAGGACTCGTCTAATCATAAAACAAAGGGGTATAGAAAATGAAATTTGTTGTTATTAATGGTAGTCCAAGAAAGCACGGAAGAACGGGAATTTTAGCACGCTTTATTAGTCGCACGTATGGGGCACATTTAATTGATTTGAGCACCCACGAGCTTCCATTATTCTCTGGTGAGGAAGAACAGAACGAGTTAAAAAGCGTTCAAGAGCTTCGTCAGGTCGTAAAAGAAGCGGATGGAGTGATTTTAACGACACCAGAATATCATAGCGGCATGAGCGGAGCATTAAAAAATGCGATCGACTTCCTTAGTAGTGAACAATTCAAGTATAAGCCTGTTGCCTTAATGTCAGTTGCAGGGGGAGGGAAAGGCGGCATTAACTCCTTGAACAGTATGCGTATCGTTATGAGAGGCGTATATGCAAATGCGATTCCAAAACAAGTGGTTTTTGATCCTCACTGCTTCGTTCGTGAAGAGGATACGCTAATTGACGATGCAGCGAAATTAGTGGCAGAAGCAATG includes:
- a CDS encoding GNAT family N-acetyltransferase, with translation MSTIDLSRFEKKMIIRNIKNEDIDEILALQKICFPGMVPWKRDHLESHLHIFPEGQFCAEYDGKIIGSCSSLVINFDEYDDQHTWDDITDEGYITNHNPDGYNMYGIEVMVHPDYRGMKIGRRLYEARKDLARQLNLKSIIIGGRIPKFHKHSEELSPREYVDQVMHHNIYDPVLSFQLMNGFTLMRINPNYLPDDLASNKYATLMEWNNVEYVPKTKRHFKTSFPVRICVVQYMMKQISSFEEFAKQVEYYTDVAYDARADFCVFPEIFTTQLMSFLDEKVPSQAVRRVTEFTEEYIELFTNLAIKYNVNIIGGSHFVEEDEEIYNIGYLFRRDGTIEQQYKIHITPNERKWWGISPGDKVEVFDTDCGKIAIQICYDIEFPELARIAAEKGANIIFTPFNTEDRQGYLRVRYCAQARAVENQIYTVIAGTVGNLPQVENMDIQYAQSAIFAPSDFEYARDGIVGECNPNIEMVVIGDVDLEILRRQRQSGTVRQLKDRRHDVYNVQYKK
- a CDS encoding glycerol-3-phosphate responsive antiterminator, whose protein sequence is MVFHDQHILPAVRDMKQFERFLKSQFEYGVLLDSQLGQLKGIMREAKAHGKKLMLHVDLIQGIKHDEHAVDYLCQELKPAGLISTRSSVIVRAKQKGVYAIQRVFLLDTTALEKSYSLLKKVQPDYIELLPGVIPSFIEEVAKETGIPVLAGGLIRAEEEVKRALASGASAVTTSNKELWDVTFN
- a CDS encoding MIP/aquaporin family protein, whose amino-acid sequence is MSPFWGEVVGTMILIILGGGVCAGTALKKSFAENSGWIVITFGWGLGVAMAAYAVGGISGAHLNPALTIGLAIAGDFAWDQVPMYILGQFLGAFLGACLVYLQYLPHWRATEDPGAKLGVFSTGPAIPNPFANLLSEIIGTFVLVLGIMAIGANKFTEGLNPLVVGFLIVSIGLSLGGTTGYAINPARDLGPRIAHALLPIAGKGGSNWGYALIPVIGPILGGAFAAVFYQAVFKENMTTYFWPVVIIMVVVLGIAFALTKSKETTKALAK
- the glpK gene encoding glycerol kinase GlpK; translation: MEKYILSLDQGTTSSRAILFNKQGEIVHTAQKEFKQYFPKSGWVEHNANEIWGSILSVIASCLSESGTTPEQIAGIGITNQRETTVVWEKETGRPVHNAIVWQSRQTAGICEELKQQGHENTIREKTGLLIDAYFSGTKVKWILDNVEGAREKADNGELLFGTIDTWLIWKLSGGKAHVTDYSNASRTLMFNIYDLKWDDELLDILGVPKSMLPEVKPSSEVYGETTEYHFFGRNIPIAGAAGDQQAALFGQACYEEGMAKNTYGTGCFMLMNTGEKAVKSEHGLLTTIAWGIDGKVEYALEGSIFVAGSAIQWLRDGLRMFKDAKESERYAKRVESTEGVYLVPAFVGLGTPYWDSDVRGAMFGITRGTKKEHFVRATLESLAYQTKDVLAAMEADSGISLKTLRVDGGAVKNNFLVQFQSDLLNVPVERPVVNETTALGAAYLAGLAVGYWKDKEEIAKQWNMEKSFEPDMEEEKREELYSGWKKAVQATMAFK
- a CDS encoding glycerol-3-phosphate dehydrogenase/oxidase, which encodes MEFSSRKRVNILDQLAGEQLDVLVIGGGITGSGIALDATTRGLKVGLVEMQDFAAGTSSRSTKLVHGGLRYLKQFEVKMVAEVGKERAIVYENGPHVTTPEWMVLPFYEGGTFGKFSTSIGLRVYDFLAGVKRNERRKMLSVEETLKREPLLKSKGLKGGGYYVEYKTDDARLTIEVAKEAAKRGALLANYAKVEEFIYENGKAVGAVVVDQIQGKSYKVYAKKIVNAAGPWVDTLREKDNSKKGKQLQLTKGIHLVIDQSRFPLKQAIYFDTPDGRMVFAIPRDGKAYVGTTDTVYKADQTHPQMTVADRKYVIDAINFIFPDAKITEADVESSWAGVRPLIHEEGKDPSEISRKDEIWTSDSGLITIAGGKLTGYRKMAEIVVDLVAKRLGEEIGKTFPAAQTKHMSISGGDVGGSKNFPSFVNAKTKEGMQLGLSQSAAEKLVRRYGSNIDTVFGYIRTQGEELTRSQLPIEVFLQIFYGMEEEMVTKPIDFFIRRTGAVYFDIDWARQFKEPVVRYMAQRLGWNEQQTALYTKEVEKHIHDAVVPLDESAQKIS
- a CDS encoding phospho-sugar mutase, whose protein sequence is MGWRETYATWQESQRLDAEMRGILEDLKDDEKQLEDCFYKNLEFGTGGMRGEIGVGTNRMNTYTVRKASAGFAQYIKANGEEAMNRGVVIAYDSRHKSPEFAMEAAKTLATNGIKTYVFSELRPTPELSFAVRHLNAFGGIVITASHNPPEYNGYKVYGPDGAQLPPHDADELIQYVYEFKDELGIEVEDESSLKQRGLVTIIDREVDEAYQAELKTILLHPELAQELGDELKIVFTPLHGTANKPVTEALQAIGYQNVTVIAEQAVPDPNFSTVKSPNPEDPAAFQYAIAEGKRTNADILIATDPDADRLGIAVKNEQDEYVLLTGNQTGALLLHYLLKEKKEKQLLPSNGVVLKTIVTSELGGKIAESFGLEVVDTLTGFKFIGEKIKQYERTGEYTFQFGYEESYGYLIGDFARDKDAVQAVLLAVEACGYYKKQGHTLYEALQQIFKEYGYYQEGLESLTLKGKEGAEHINQLLTSFRANPPQQIAGKKVVTLEDYSTGERHHILDDLNEPITLPKSNVLKFYLEDGSWFCLRPSGTEPKVKFYFGVVGTTESESSESLQQIKADLMNRVHESLNQLQKA
- a CDS encoding GAF domain-containing sensor histidine kinase, yielding MTNDELKVHELRTLKAIAETLNSANDIHTMLNDVLKEILSLTQLEAGWIYLIDEKGNYSLAADYELPEALCIESKKPMCEGGCWCLDRYNDGRLKRAANIIECKRLEDAVEFEWGDTRDITHHATVPLLAGDERFGLLNVASPHKNRFVEKELALLEGIAYQIGTALKRIALTQKEQESALLAERNRLAKDLHDSVNQLLFSISLTARGTKEMTEDVQVKEMLDYIQGLSKEALSEMRSLIWQLRPQGLEEGVGTALANYGKVLGLTVQVDVKGVLQLSFSTEEALWRIGQEALNNCSKHSETEEITIVITGNSSYVSLEIHDDGKGFQYNEDQPRLTFGLTSMKERAESLNGTFQVTSAANQGTTIYIQIPLKREGM
- a CDS encoding response regulator; protein product: MRILIADDHHVVRRGLVFFLRTQSDIEIVGEAKNGYEAVELAQSLKPDLVLMDLVMPEMDGIEATKKLTQVMPDIKILILTSFSDQDYVIPAIRAGASGYQLKDVEPDQLVKAIRAVYNGENQLHPKVMNHVLTHVTNPPVSETNKLLDLTKRETEVLTEIAKGKSNKEIASDLVITEKTVKTHVSNILAKLDVADRTQAALYAVKQGLV
- a CDS encoding NADPH-dependent FMN reductase, whose translation is MKFVVINGSPRKHGRTGILARFISRTYGAHLIDLSTHELPLFSGEEEQNELKSVQELRQVVKEADGVILTTPEYHSGMSGALKNAIDFLSSEQFKYKPVALMSVAGGGKGGINSLNSMRIVMRGVYANAIPKQVVFDPHCFVREEDTLIDDAAKLVAEAMEELKMYVR